A single genomic interval of Rhizobium leguminosarum bv. trifolii WSM1325 harbors:
- a CDS encoding glucose-methanol-choline oxidoreductase (PFAM: glucose-methanol-choline oxidoreductase; FAD dependent oxidoreductase~KEGG: ret:RHE_CH01727 dehydrogenase protein): MSASPDIVIIGSGVGGATVAAGLAVTGAQILILEAGDQIADLPVNRDQRAIFQRGHFRPKETWYEANGRGFNPGNYYNVGGNSKFYGAVLSRYRRQDFDVIEHREGVSPAWPFPYEVLEPWYCQAERMYQVRGSLGEDPTEPHHSAAYEYLPVPDEAPIADIRARLKQKGLHPFSLPLGLDLDAWLSKARTPWDAHPNARDGKMDAETAALAVALRHANVRLETNARVTRLDTGAGSRIDRVTYIKNGQTVTVSPEIVILSAGAVQSSVLLLRSKNHRFPRGLANSSDQVGRNFMNHNASAVIGVSPRFRNTSIYQKTFAFNDFYLSDGEGGPPLGNVQLLGRISEKVLKGSLPQAPEWLLRFITTHAIDFYAMSEDVPNPESRVMVDGDRIILQWQRTNWDAHLALVAKLKAILKSIGFPIVLSRPFDKRTPSHQCGTIRIGNDPATAPLNAYCRSYDHENLFVVDASFLPTSAAVNPALTIAAQALRVADHIASKDLQASDTRWQTERTK, translated from the coding sequence ATGAGCGCTTCACCTGACATCGTCATCATCGGTTCAGGCGTCGGCGGCGCCACGGTTGCGGCCGGCCTGGCCGTGACCGGCGCGCAGATATTGATCCTCGAGGCCGGCGATCAGATCGCCGACCTTCCGGTCAACCGCGACCAACGCGCGATCTTCCAGCGGGGACATTTTCGACCGAAGGAAACCTGGTACGAGGCGAACGGCAGGGGGTTCAATCCCGGCAATTACTACAATGTCGGCGGGAATTCGAAATTCTACGGCGCCGTGCTGTCTCGCTATCGCAGGCAGGATTTCGACGTCATCGAGCACCGCGAGGGTGTTTCGCCGGCCTGGCCGTTTCCGTACGAAGTCCTGGAGCCGTGGTACTGCCAGGCGGAACGCATGTATCAGGTCCGCGGCAGTCTGGGCGAAGATCCTACCGAACCGCACCATTCGGCTGCCTACGAGTACCTACCCGTCCCGGACGAGGCGCCGATTGCCGATATCAGGGCGCGCCTCAAGCAGAAAGGCCTGCATCCGTTTTCCCTACCGCTCGGCTTGGATCTTGACGCCTGGCTCTCCAAGGCGCGCACCCCATGGGATGCGCATCCGAACGCCCGCGACGGCAAGATGGATGCCGAGACCGCAGCCCTCGCAGTGGCGCTGAGGCACGCGAACGTGCGGCTCGAAACCAATGCGCGCGTGACGAGGCTCGACACGGGCGCGGGGAGCCGGATCGACCGGGTGACCTACATCAAGAACGGGCAGACTGTGACTGTTTCGCCTGAGATCGTGATCCTCTCCGCCGGGGCGGTCCAATCATCAGTGCTTTTGCTGCGGTCGAAAAACCACCGCTTCCCAAGGGGGCTGGCGAACTCTTCCGACCAGGTGGGCCGCAACTTCATGAACCACAATGCCTCCGCCGTCATCGGGGTCTCGCCGCGGTTCAGGAACACCTCCATCTACCAGAAGACCTTTGCCTTCAACGACTTCTATCTCTCGGACGGGGAGGGAGGGCCGCCCCTTGGCAACGTGCAGCTCCTGGGGCGCATCTCTGAAAAGGTTCTCAAGGGCTCTCTGCCGCAGGCTCCGGAATGGCTTCTGCGCTTCATCACAACCCATGCCATCGACTTCTATGCGATGAGCGAGGACGTTCCAAACCCCGAAAGCCGCGTCATGGTAGATGGAGATCGGATTATTCTCCAATGGCAGCGAACCAACTGGGACGCTCATCTCGCACTTGTCGCCAAGCTGAAGGCTATACTGAAGTCAATCGGGTTTCCGATCGTGCTCTCTAGGCCGTTCGATAAGCGCACGCCGTCGCATCAGTGCGGAACGATCCGCATTGGAAACGATCCCGCGACTGCACCGCTGAACGCGTACTGCCGTTCGTATGATCACGAAAATCTCTTCGTCGTCGACGCCAGTTTCCTCCCCACATCGGCCGCGGTGAATCCTGCGCTCACTATCGCCGCCCAGGCGCTGAGAGTGGCAGATCACATCGCATCGAAGGACTTGCAGGCATCAGACACGCGCTGGCAGACCGAACGGACAAAATAG
- a CDS encoding glucose-methanol-choline oxidoreductase (PFAM: glucose-methanol-choline oxidoreductase; GMC oxidoreductase~KEGG: sme:SMc04390 putative L-sorbose dehydrogenase, FAD dependent protein): protein MGFDYIITGAGPAGCVLANRLSEDPDVSVLLLEAGGGDWNPVFHMPAGFAKMTKGVASWGWETVPQKHMKGRVLRYTQAKVIGGGSSINAQLYTRGNAADYDLWAREDGCEGWDYRSILPYFKRAEDNQRFADDYHSYGGPLGVSMPAAPLPICDAYIRAGQELGIPYNHDFNGRQQAGVGFYQLTQRNRRRSSASLAYLSPIKDRKNLTVRTGARVARIVLEGGRATGVEIVTSRGLEVVRAEREVLISSGAIGSPKLLLQSGIGPADHLRSAGVKVLHDLPGVGGNLQDHLDLFVIAECTGDHTYDGVAKLHRTLWAGIQYVLFRTGPVASSLFETGGFWYADPEARSPDIQFHLGLGSGIEAGVERLKNAGVTLNSAYLHPRSRGTVRLSSSDPSVAPLIDPNYWSDPHDRTMSLEGLKIAREIMQQAALKPYVMAERLPGPKVMTDEQLFDYGCANAKTDHHPVGTCKMGAGPDAVVGLDLKVHGLEGLRVCDSSVMPRVPSCNTNAPTIMVGEKGSDLIRGLPALAPTIFAYERNDARPRARTEIR, encoded by the coding sequence ATGGGTTTCGACTATATCATCACCGGCGCCGGCCCTGCAGGATGCGTGCTTGCAAATCGGCTGAGCGAAGATCCCGATGTCAGCGTACTCCTGCTCGAGGCGGGTGGAGGCGACTGGAATCCTGTTTTTCACATGCCCGCGGGCTTCGCCAAGATGACCAAAGGCGTCGCCAGCTGGGGATGGGAAACCGTTCCCCAGAAACACATGAAAGGCCGCGTGCTTCGCTATACGCAGGCGAAAGTCATCGGTGGCGGCTCGTCCATCAACGCACAGCTCTATACGCGCGGAAATGCGGCGGATTACGACCTCTGGGCTCGCGAAGACGGTTGCGAGGGCTGGGACTATCGTTCGATTCTTCCCTATTTCAAACGTGCGGAGGACAACCAGCGTTTCGCCGATGACTACCACTCCTATGGTGGTCCGCTCGGCGTCTCGATGCCTGCTGCGCCGCTGCCGATCTGTGACGCCTATATTCGTGCAGGGCAGGAGCTCGGCATTCCCTATAATCACGACTTCAACGGACGCCAGCAGGCGGGCGTGGGATTTTATCAGCTGACGCAGCGCAACCGCCGCCGGTCGTCGGCTTCGCTCGCTTATCTCTCGCCGATCAAGGACCGCAAGAACCTGACGGTCCGGACGGGCGCGCGCGTCGCGCGTATTGTCCTGGAGGGAGGCCGTGCGACGGGCGTCGAGATCGTGACCTCGCGCGGCTTGGAGGTCGTGCGCGCCGAACGCGAAGTATTGATTTCCTCCGGCGCCATTGGATCGCCGAAGCTGCTTTTGCAGTCCGGCATAGGACCGGCCGATCATCTGCGGTCGGCGGGCGTCAAGGTGCTCCACGATCTGCCGGGTGTTGGCGGCAACCTCCAGGATCACCTGGATCTTTTCGTCATCGCTGAATGCACCGGCGATCACACCTATGATGGCGTCGCAAAACTCCACCGGACACTTTGGGCCGGGATTCAATACGTCCTGTTCCGGACCGGTCCTGTCGCCTCGTCGCTCTTCGAGACCGGCGGCTTCTGGTATGCCGATCCCGAGGCCCGTTCTCCTGATATCCAGTTCCACCTCGGCCTGGGTTCGGGCATCGAAGCGGGTGTCGAGCGGCTCAAGAATGCCGGCGTGACCCTTAACTCCGCCTATCTGCATCCGCGGTCGCGGGGGACGGTCCGCCTGTCATCCTCCGACCCGTCTGTCGCTCCATTGATCGACCCCAACTACTGGTCCGATCCCCACGACAGGACGATGTCCCTGGAAGGGCTCAAGATCGCCCGCGAGATCATGCAGCAGGCGGCGCTGAAGCCCTATGTCATGGCCGAAAGACTTCCTGGACCGAAGGTGATGACCGACGAGCAGCTTTTCGACTACGGCTGCGCCAACGCAAAGACCGACCATCATCCGGTCGGCACCTGCAAGATGGGAGCGGGACCCGACGCGGTTGTCGGGCTTGATCTCAAGGTCCATGGCCTGGAAGGCCTCAGGGTCTGCGATTCATCCGTCATGCCGCGCGTCCCGTCATGCAATACCAACGCTCCGACGATCATGGTCGGCGAAAAAGGATCGGACCTCATCCGGGGCTTGCCGGCACTTGCCCCCACCATCTTTGCCTACGAACGCAACGATGCGAGGCCTCGGGCCCGCACCGAAATCCGGTAG
- a CDS encoding oxidoreductase domain protein (PFAM: oxidoreductase domain protein; Oxidoreductase domain~KEGG: rec:RHECIAT_CH0001804 probable succinate dehydrogenase protein) — protein MSEVRVAVLGASGWMGKVHTMAYQTFPHFFGVSDGTARIVALVEGPSKAAGDLSHRAPGARILQDWNLAVADPEVDLIDICLPDHLHYQVAKAALLAGKHVYCEKPLANTAAEARELADIAREKGVITRVGHAFPRNPVHDLAKDIIQSGEIGEIKLFRGCQHVDMYGDPNAPFMWRADGKLAPTGIVGDTGSHIFSFMDFLVGRVSSLIADNLIVTPRRPVVEGLAYGEQMKLSGNESWADITNPDATNLLCRFENGAGGIVDFSRVATGRKFMQTYEIYGTKGSIAYSYDEINRLRFYSNDDRTGRRGFREIDVGPENPTFRAFLPLPNFGLGYNESKIIEVAEVIRSIVANRPMWPTFDTGHHICQIVDACMESSRQKRWVDIPLG, from the coding sequence ATGTCTGAAGTCAGAGTTGCAGTGCTTGGCGCCTCGGGTTGGATGGGAAAGGTCCACACGATGGCTTATCAGACCTTTCCGCATTTCTTCGGAGTGTCGGACGGCACGGCACGGATCGTCGCTCTCGTCGAAGGTCCCTCCAAGGCAGCCGGGGATCTTTCCCACAGGGCGCCGGGTGCAAGAATTCTTCAGGATTGGAATCTGGCGGTCGCTGATCCTGAGGTCGATCTGATCGATATCTGCCTGCCCGACCACCTTCATTACCAGGTGGCCAAGGCGGCCTTGCTGGCCGGCAAACATGTCTATTGCGAAAAGCCATTGGCAAACACCGCCGCCGAAGCGCGGGAACTGGCCGACATCGCCAGGGAAAAGGGTGTCATTACCCGCGTCGGACACGCCTTTCCCCGGAATCCCGTCCATGATCTGGCGAAAGATATCATTCAATCCGGCGAAATCGGCGAGATCAAGCTCTTCCGGGGCTGCCAGCACGTCGACATGTATGGCGATCCAAACGCGCCCTTCATGTGGCGGGCCGACGGAAAGCTCGCGCCGACCGGGATCGTCGGTGATACCGGCTCGCACATCTTCAGCTTCATGGATTTCCTGGTCGGGCGAGTCAGTTCCCTGATTGCCGACAATCTCATCGTGACGCCGCGTCGGCCTGTCGTCGAGGGCCTTGCCTATGGCGAACAGATGAAACTGTCAGGCAACGAGTCCTGGGCTGATATCACCAACCCCGATGCGACGAACCTGTTGTGCCGGTTCGAGAACGGTGCCGGCGGGATCGTCGATTTCAGCCGTGTCGCGACCGGCCGCAAGTTCATGCAGACCTACGAAATCTATGGAACGAAAGGCAGCATCGCCTATAGCTATGACGAGATAAACCGGCTGCGCTTCTATTCCAACGACGACCGGACGGGGCGGCGCGGCTTTCGGGAGATCGACGTGGGTCCTGAAAATCCCACCTTCAGGGCTTTCCTTCCTCTGCCGAATTTCGGTCTGGGCTACAATGAAAGCAAGATCATCGAGGTGGCCGAGGTGATCCGCTCGATTGTTGCAAACAGGCCGATGTGGCCGACATTCGATACCGGCCACCACATCTGCCAGATCGTCGACGCATGCATGGAGTCCTCCCGGCAAAAACGCTGGGTCGACATCCCGCTGGGTTGA
- a CDS encoding fumarate reductase/succinate dehydrogenase flavoprotein domain protein (PFAM: fumarate reductase/succinate dehydrogenase flavoprotein domain protein; FAD dependent oxidoreductase~KEGG: rec:RHECIAT_CH0001805 putative oxidoreductase protein) produces the protein MTIDVPQEILDALTDVDMPRLPTEPAPFDVVRLAGLEVPVYRAGCVVVGSGAAGLRAAVEMKRRGDDVVIISQSAWGGTSACSGSDKQTLHTANTADQGDNYKAMARAIRSGGAMDEDTAYVEAVGSSRMMASLQFLGLPLPQDPLGGTLRYQTDHDEVGRATSCGPRTSRLMVKVLAEEAIRLGVPFYNQTTAVKILTEGDGDDRHVVGILAMRASDRTEENPLGIALFVSGVIVLAAGGPGELYRDSVYPNGCFGSLGLALEAGVELVNLTESQFGIGTRREGFPWNLSGTYVQAIPHIYSLDSDGAEHHFLAEYYRSTQELASNVFRKGYQWPFHATRMLDFGSSLVDLAISRETAAGRRVFMDFNRNPLSVPGDLPFSLERLDEDVRDYLGKAGADQDMPIDRLKHMNPLAIELYRRYKVDIAEEPLEFAVNNQHMNGGIMVDTWGRSSLGGCYAVGEASGTHGVTRPGGAALNAGQVFGTRAAEHISASGSAKRSAAEDIADIAEAGIADLLAVLRTESPLTVKSIRSQVQARMSEKAGIICDQESVGRALIEARKLNAEIHANGIAYGRAAEAVRGVQWRHMALVSEAVLSALDFFIRNGGGSRGARAICDAEGESLPLARSGPLQDYRFRKEREAHRKEQIVVRLDGDEIRLSTRPNRMLDESAKSFFERDWPAWLTGRIYDLGADK, from the coding sequence ATGACCATAGACGTTCCGCAGGAAATTCTTGACGCACTGACCGATGTCGACATGCCGCGGCTCCCAACCGAGCCCGCCCCTTTCGACGTGGTCCGGCTCGCCGGCCTCGAGGTGCCGGTCTATCGGGCTGGTTGCGTCGTCGTCGGATCCGGCGCGGCAGGTCTGCGTGCGGCGGTGGAAATGAAGCGGCGCGGCGATGACGTCGTCATTATCAGCCAAAGCGCGTGGGGTGGAACCTCGGCCTGTTCTGGATCCGACAAACAGACCCTTCACACTGCAAACACTGCCGATCAGGGCGACAATTACAAGGCGATGGCCCGAGCCATCCGCAGCGGCGGCGCAATGGACGAGGACACCGCGTATGTCGAGGCTGTGGGATCGTCCCGGATGATGGCATCGCTCCAGTTCTTAGGTCTGCCGCTGCCTCAGGATCCGCTTGGCGGGACGCTCAGATATCAGACCGACCATGACGAGGTCGGCCGCGCCACCAGTTGTGGCCCGCGCACATCGCGCCTGATGGTCAAGGTGCTGGCTGAGGAGGCGATCCGGCTCGGAGTGCCGTTTTACAACCAGACCACCGCGGTAAAGATCCTCACCGAGGGCGATGGCGATGACCGCCATGTTGTCGGAATACTCGCCATGCGCGCCAGCGACCGCACGGAGGAGAACCCGCTGGGCATCGCGCTGTTCGTCAGTGGCGTGATTGTGCTCGCCGCCGGCGGGCCGGGTGAACTATATCGCGACAGCGTTTATCCCAACGGCTGCTTCGGCTCTCTCGGATTGGCGCTCGAGGCAGGCGTCGAGCTCGTCAACCTGACCGAAAGCCAGTTTGGTATCGGAACACGCAGGGAAGGGTTCCCATGGAATCTGTCGGGCACATACGTCCAGGCGATCCCGCATATCTACTCGCTCGATTCAGACGGCGCCGAACACCATTTCCTGGCAGAATACTATCGCAGCACGCAGGAGCTGGCTTCGAATGTCTTCCGCAAGGGCTATCAGTGGCCATTTCACGCGACGCGCATGCTCGATTTCGGCTCGAGCCTGGTAGACCTTGCCATCTCCCGGGAAACCGCCGCAGGGCGGCGCGTCTTTATGGACTTCAATCGCAATCCCCTATCCGTGCCGGGCGACCTGCCATTCAGTCTGGAGAGACTTGACGAAGACGTCCGCGACTATCTCGGCAAGGCCGGCGCCGACCAGGACATGCCGATCGATCGATTGAAGCATATGAACCCGCTCGCGATCGAGCTCTACCGCCGCTACAAGGTCGATATTGCCGAGGAGCCGCTGGAATTTGCCGTCAACAACCAGCACATGAACGGCGGCATCATGGTCGACACCTGGGGCCGCAGCAGTCTCGGCGGCTGTTACGCTGTCGGAGAAGCATCGGGCACACACGGCGTGACGCGGCCGGGTGGAGCGGCGCTCAATGCCGGGCAAGTCTTCGGTACGCGCGCGGCAGAGCACATCAGCGCGAGTGGCAGCGCAAAGCGGTCGGCAGCAGAGGACATAGCCGATATCGCAGAGGCGGGCATCGCCGACCTCCTTGCCGTCCTTCGGACAGAGAGCCCGCTCACCGTCAAATCGATCCGTTCGCAAGTGCAGGCGCGAATGAGCGAAAAGGCTGGCATCATCTGTGATCAAGAAAGCGTAGGCCGGGCCTTGATCGAAGCGCGCAAACTGAACGCTGAAATCCATGCGAACGGCATTGCCTACGGTCGCGCAGCGGAGGCCGTTCGAGGTGTGCAATGGCGGCATATGGCGCTCGTGTCGGAAGCCGTGCTCAGCGCGCTTGATTTCTTCATTCGCAATGGAGGCGGCAGCCGTGGCGCGCGGGCGATATGCGATGCCGAAGGCGAATCCCTTCCGCTGGCGCGTTCAGGGCCGTTGCAGGATTATCGTTTTCGGAAGGAACGCGAGGCGCATCGCAAGGAACAGATCGTCGTTCGGCTTGATGGCGATGAGATCAGGCTTTCAACCCGTCCGAACCGCATGCTGGATGAAAGCGCCAAGTCCTTCTTCGAGCGAGACTGGCCAGCCTGGTTGACAGGCCGCATCTACGATCTGGGCGCGGACAAATGA
- a CDS encoding conserved hypothetical protein (KEGG: rec:RHECIAT_CH0001806 hypothetical protein): MDESKNYLNTDEIQADDQLSPKPVEGKDPPRRVRRSEEAIAEGSDDTERVRVPPPVSNPD; encoded by the coding sequence ATGGACGAAAGCAAGAACTACCTGAACACCGACGAGATCCAGGCCGACGACCAGTTGTCGCCGAAGCCGGTCGAAGGCAAGGATCCGCCAAGGCGGGTGCGCAGAAGCGAGGAAGCTATCGCCGAAGGCTCTGACGACACCGAGCGCGTCCGAGTTCCGCCCCCGGTTTCGAATCCCGATTGA
- a CDS encoding exodeoxyribonuclease III Xth (TIGRFAM: exodeoxyribonuclease III Xth; exodeoxyribonuclease III~PFAM: Endonuclease/exonuclease/phosphatase~KEGG: rec:RHECIAT_CH0001808 exodeoxyribonuclease III protein), which translates to MKIATYNVNGINGRLDILLRWLKEDVPDVVCLQELKTDDAGFPRKEIERAGYGAIWHGQRSWNGVAILAKGKTPILTRRGLPGDPDDTHSRYIEAAVDGILVGCLYLPNGNPFPGAKFEYKLRWFRRLQDYAAELLELGVPSILAGDFNVMPTEIDVYKPERWLDDALFRPEVRKAYAHLVAQGWTDAVRHLHPEERIYTFWRYWRNSFERDAGLRIDHFLLSPAVAPLLRWATVRKKPRGWEHTSDHAPVMIELDVSEAGADI; encoded by the coding sequence GTGAAAATCGCAACCTACAATGTCAACGGGATCAATGGGCGACTGGACATCCTGCTGCGCTGGCTCAAGGAGGATGTCCCTGATGTAGTCTGCCTCCAGGAACTGAAGACAGACGATGCCGGGTTTCCGCGAAAGGAGATCGAACGGGCCGGCTACGGCGCCATCTGGCACGGGCAGAGATCCTGGAACGGGGTGGCCATCCTGGCGAAAGGCAAGACACCGATCCTGACGCGTCGCGGTCTTCCCGGCGATCCCGATGATACCCATAGCCGCTATATCGAAGCTGCCGTCGACGGCATTCTGGTCGGATGCCTGTATCTTCCCAACGGCAATCCGTTCCCGGGAGCGAAGTTCGAGTACAAGCTTCGCTGGTTCCGTCGCCTGCAGGACTACGCCGCCGAACTCCTGGAGCTCGGGGTGCCTTCGATCCTGGCCGGCGACTTCAACGTCATGCCGACGGAGATCGACGTCTACAAGCCTGAACGCTGGCTGGACGACGCCCTCTTCAGGCCGGAAGTGCGCAAGGCCTATGCTCATCTCGTCGCTCAGGGCTGGACCGATGCGGTCAGGCATTTGCATCCGGAGGAGCGGATCTACACCTTCTGGAGATACTGGCGGAACAGCTTCGAACGTGACGCAGGGCTTCGGATCGACCACTTCCTGCTCAGTCCGGCAGTCGCCCCGTTGCTTCGATGGGCAACCGTCCGGAAAAAACCGCGCGGCTGGGAGCATACGAGCGACCACGCGCCCGTCATGATCGAGCTCGACGTTTCCGAAGCTGGAGCCGATATATAA
- a CDS encoding conserved hypothetical protein (KEGG: ret:RHE_CH01732 hypothetical protein), with the protein MANPNDSPAVQSMRKEQAEQRNRAQKGELDKAIEDTFPASDPVSATHTSIPAGRSDVEAAERVKREPDPTRLDEEFPLVDQALRASGETAHPSERFDVDREEMRALQKEAGRMAESASELASGTARLAKAEARTFVHDLEDRIRRQPLTAAAIVAGIAFVFGATR; encoded by the coding sequence ATGGCAAATCCGAACGACTCCCCTGCAGTCCAGTCGATGCGAAAAGAGCAGGCAGAGCAGCGAAACCGGGCCCAAAAAGGCGAACTCGACAAAGCAATCGAGGATACCTTTCCGGCGTCCGACCCGGTGTCAGCCACCCACACCTCCATTCCTGCCGGCCGCAGCGACGTCGAGGCGGCCGAGCGTGTGAAGCGTGAGCCAGATCCCACCAGGCTGGACGAGGAGTTTCCGCTCGTCGATCAAGCCCTGCGCGCAAGCGGCGAAACCGCACACCCCTCAGAGAGATTTGACGTCGATCGCGAAGAAATGCGCGCGCTTCAGAAAGAAGCCGGTCGGATGGCGGAATCTGCTTCGGAGCTGGCTTCTGGAACAGCCCGCCTGGCAAAGGCGGAAGCTCGCACATTCGTCCATGACCTCGAGGATCGCATACGCCGGCAGCCGCTGACAGCCGCAGCGATCGTCGCCGGCATCGCCTTCGTCTTCGGCGCGACGCGTTGA
- a CDS encoding conserved hypothetical protein (KEGG: ret:RHE_CH01733 hypothetical protein) has translation MSIRKRDFLRLGGSAAVALVAAASPASLNFGGSLPVLAVDFAQAKDGNNGNGGGNGNGGGNGNGNGGGNGNGGGNGNSGSGNSSGGNSSGGGGSSSSSSSSSSSTGSSAGSGARATAASDGSIDVRHSNGITEVLQRGRYIMKDSKGRTIINRQATANDARRLSRFLR, from the coding sequence ATGAGTATCCGGAAACGCGATTTTCTGAGATTGGGCGGCAGCGCCGCGGTCGCCCTCGTCGCTGCCGCATCACCAGCCAGTTTGAATTTTGGCGGTTCCCTTCCTGTTCTGGCAGTGGACTTTGCGCAGGCAAAGGACGGCAACAACGGGAATGGTGGAGGGAATGGCAACGGCGGCGGCAATGGCAATGGCAATGGGGGAGGGAATGGCAACGGTGGCGGCAACGGCAACAGCGGTTCCGGGAACTCCTCCGGTGGGAATTCCTCCGGCGGCGGAGGGTCCTCCTCCTCCTCCTCCTCCTCCTCCTCTAGCACCGGGTCGTCAGCAGGATCGGGAGCGAGAGCGACAGCTGCGTCCGATGGCTCGATCGACGTCCGTCATTCGAATGGTATCACTGAAGTCCTGCAGCGCGGTCGCTACATTATGAAGGACTCGAAGGGCCGGACGATCATAAATCGACAGGCGACGGCCAACGATGCCCGCCGGCTGAGCCGCTTTCTTCGCTGA
- a CDS encoding two component transcriptional regulator, LuxR family (PFAM: response regulator receiver; regulatory protein LuxR~SMART: regulatory protein LuxR; response regulator receiver~KEGG: ret:RHE_CH01734 two-component response regulator protein), whose protein sequence is MTSITIGVVDDHPLFREGVTRSLSEISGFVVVGEGASSDDAAMIASDNHPDIMLLDVSMPGGGLSAVSDVLARSPTTKVLMLTVSEEVDTLLGALQRGAMGYVLKGVGSRGLAEAIQTVLRGSRYISPTMSAKVMENSLNGGTSDKNSLTPREREVMDLVAQGLSNKHIGLRLSLQEKTVKHHMTQILSKLGASNRTEAALQWRERR, encoded by the coding sequence ATGACATCAATCACCATCGGCGTCGTGGACGATCATCCGCTTTTTCGAGAGGGTGTAACGCGTAGCCTGTCGGAGATCAGCGGCTTTGTCGTCGTTGGTGAGGGAGCCAGCAGCGACGACGCGGCGATGATCGCCTCGGACAACCACCCCGACATCATGCTTCTCGACGTCTCGATGCCCGGCGGCGGGCTGTCTGCGGTCAGTGACGTCCTGGCGCGGAGCCCCACAACGAAAGTGCTGATGTTGACGGTATCGGAGGAGGTGGACACCTTGCTGGGAGCTCTGCAACGGGGCGCGATGGGTTATGTTCTGAAAGGTGTCGGTTCGCGTGGCCTCGCCGAAGCAATCCAGACCGTCCTGCGTGGCTCGCGATATATCTCGCCGACGATGTCGGCAAAAGTCATGGAGAATTCGCTGAATGGCGGAACCTCCGACAAGAACAGTCTGACGCCCCGGGAACGCGAGGTGATGGATCTTGTCGCCCAAGGCCTGTCAAACAAGCATATCGGCTTGCGCCTCAGCCTGCAGGAAAAGACCGTGAAACACCATATGACTCAGATTCTGAGCAAGCTTGGCGCCTCGAACAGGACTGAAGCGGCTCTACAATGGCGGGAACGGCGCTGA